A region from the Mycolicibacterium phlei genome encodes:
- a CDS encoding ABC transporter substrate-binding protein, producing the protein MRTSLPRLAVLVTVAAVASACSGSSTDPADRPAGEPVSGGTLRYAVASYPTCLDAALRARLFSGPGQYAETLTDQDENGDIVPRLASSWEITDGGRTYTFRLRDDVTFSDGTPLTAEVVKANLDALVRFAEEGKADTPVNSALNSYAGADVVDEHTVRVRFDLPELGFLRNASDPYLGIYSASTAAASYQDRCDGKLVGSGPFVISEVVRNQRVTLERREDYNWAPEDVSAHQGPAHLERIVIEVVPEAGVRVGGLQSGQFDVINEVPAADQEALRATGADIAFGTIPNLNPGIYHNPYSPLGADVAVRRAILAAIDREEIRDTLYSPDYPLPTGLVAASTPLFTDQSDALAYNPDKAARILDEAGWELQPDGVRARAGVRLEPRLTYVAGSTRGASQQDLELIQQQLKRVGIAIQLVPTTAAEESANLNNVAEADYDFSSGAGLGKDIDFLVGLFRSTNRRLGDFPDPELERAVDGLDFAETDEQRTAGAEALQRFIITDADWIPVREATRVFATAPGVHGFRVDPYGEAVFYDTWISK; encoded by the coding sequence ATGCGCACCTCCCTGCCCCGTCTCGCCGTCCTGGTCACCGTCGCGGCGGTCGCCTCGGCCTGTTCGGGGTCCTCGACCGACCCGGCGGACCGGCCCGCCGGTGAGCCCGTGTCGGGGGGCACCCTGCGCTACGCGGTGGCGTCGTATCCGACCTGCCTCGACGCCGCGCTGCGGGCGCGGCTGTTCAGCGGTCCCGGGCAGTACGCCGAGACCCTGACCGACCAGGACGAGAACGGCGACATCGTGCCGCGGCTGGCCTCGTCGTGGGAGATCACCGACGGTGGCCGCACCTACACGTTCCGGCTGCGCGACGACGTGACGTTCTCCGACGGCACGCCGCTGACCGCCGAGGTGGTCAAGGCCAACCTCGACGCGCTGGTGCGGTTCGCCGAGGAGGGTAAGGCCGACACCCCGGTCAACAGCGCGCTCAACAGCTACGCCGGCGCCGACGTCGTCGACGAGCACACCGTGCGGGTGCGGTTCGACCTGCCCGAGCTCGGCTTCCTGCGCAACGCGTCCGACCCCTACCTCGGCATCTACTCGGCGAGCACGGCGGCCGCGTCGTACCAGGACCGCTGCGACGGAAAGCTGGTCGGCTCAGGGCCGTTCGTGATCTCGGAGGTGGTGCGCAACCAGCGCGTCACGCTGGAGCGGCGCGAGGACTACAACTGGGCGCCCGAGGACGTGTCGGCGCACCAGGGCCCGGCGCACCTGGAGCGCATCGTGATCGAGGTGGTGCCCGAGGCCGGCGTGCGGGTGGGCGGCCTGCAGTCCGGGCAGTTCGACGTGATCAACGAGGTGCCCGCCGCCGACCAGGAAGCGTTGCGCGCCACCGGCGCCGACATCGCGTTCGGCACGATCCCCAACCTCAATCCGGGCATCTACCACAACCCGTACAGTCCGCTGGGCGCCGACGTCGCGGTGCGCCGGGCGATCCTGGCCGCGATCGACCGTGAGGAGATCCGCGACACCCTCTACAGCCCGGACTATCCGCTGCCGACCGGGCTGGTGGCCGCGTCCACCCCGCTGTTCACCGATCAGTCAGACGCGTTGGCCTACAACCCCGACAAGGCGGCCCGGATCCTCGACGAGGCGGGCTGGGAGCTGCAACCCGACGGGGTGCGCGCACGCGCCGGGGTGCGGCTGGAACCGCGACTGACCTACGTCGCGGGCAGCACACGCGGCGCCAGCCAGCAGGATCTGGAGCTGATCCAGCAGCAGCTCAAGCGTGTCGGCATCGCGATCCAGCTGGTGCCGACCACCGCGGCCGAGGAGTCGGCGAACCTCAACAACGTCGCCGAGGCCGACTACGACTTCTCCTCCGGCGCCGGCCTGGGCAAGGACATCGACTTCCTGGTCGGGCTGTTCCGGTCGACGAACCGGCGGCTCGGCGACTTCCCCGACCCGGAGCTGGAGCGGGCGGTCGACGGACTGGACTTCGCCGAGACCGACGAACAGCGCACCGCGGGCGCGGAAGCGTTGCAGCGCTTCATCATCACCGACGCCGACTGGATCCCGGTGCGGGAGGCGACACGGGTGTTCGCCACCGCACCCGGGGTGCACGGCTTCCGCGTCGACCCCTACGGCGAAGCCGTCTTCTACGACACCTGGATCAGCAAGTAA
- a CDS encoding HpcH/HpaI aldolase/citrate lyase family protein: MTTPFNPADIRSYFYVPASDEVLVAKAFDNEADAVVFDLEDLTPEDRKEAGRKLVNEVISGTPPKPVLVRINALDTPHLADDLDAIVGPGLSAVRVPKSEHPADIRTVARELDKRRAAAGISRVIGLQVMVETAAGVLAAAELAQATHLVESIGLGEGDLKKDLRTATDEGLFASRAQVVLAARAARLPGPVQVTFPPSGSLEDLKASTELGRSLGYSSRTLLNPDHIPTVNAIYG, encoded by the coding sequence ATGACAACACCATTCAATCCTGCCGACATCCGGTCCTACTTCTACGTCCCGGCGAGCGACGAGGTCCTGGTCGCCAAGGCCTTCGACAACGAGGCCGACGCGGTGGTCTTCGACCTCGAGGACCTCACCCCCGAGGACCGCAAGGAGGCCGGCCGCAAGCTGGTCAACGAGGTCATCTCCGGCACGCCGCCCAAGCCGGTGCTGGTGCGGATCAACGCCCTCGACACCCCGCACCTGGCCGACGATCTCGACGCGATCGTCGGGCCCGGCCTGTCGGCGGTGCGGGTGCCCAAGTCCGAGCACCCCGCCGACATCCGCACGGTGGCACGAGAACTCGACAAGCGCCGCGCCGCCGCGGGCATCAGCCGGGTGATCGGCCTGCAGGTCATGGTCGAGACCGCGGCGGGCGTGCTGGCGGCCGCGGAGCTGGCGCAGGCCACCCATCTGGTCGAGTCGATCGGCCTCGGCGAGGGTGACCTGAAGAAGGACCTGCGCACCGCCACCGACGAGGGACTGTTCGCCTCGCGCGCCCAGGTCGTGCTGGCCGCCCGCGCCGCCCGGCTGCCGGGCCCGGTGCAGGTGACGTTCCCGCCGTCGGGCTCACTCGAGGATCTGAAGGCCTCCACCGAACTGGGCCGCAGCCTCGGCTACTCGTCGCGCACGCTGCTCAACCCCGACCACATCCCCACCGTCAACGCCATCTACGGCTGA
- a CDS encoding acyl-CoA dehydrogenase family protein produces MTSLATPTTVAELRAVADELLPEIAAGAADRELYRQMPYAEVARLFAAGLGTWRVPAEYGGPNSTIRDLISFIIDLAAADANIAQAVRSHFAFVEHLRRLPDEAKREQWFRRVLAGDVFGLASGEVGGPHGQITTRVTRSGDGWRVNGVKYYSTGTLFANWISVRVVDENDQRTHVLVPADREGIERLDDWDGIGQRLTASGTTKFTDVGVHDDEFLDIDSLPDARPPVSPFFQIVLASVEVGISRNALDDAVNYARSKARPIKHAGVDRSVDDPYIRHAVGDIAARVFAAEAAVLRAAEVIDAVDDTPNGSEAEQRALLEASLAVARAQYVAVETALRAGEQLFEVGGASTTARSHNLDRHWRNARTVANHNPRAHKAGAVGAYLLDGIEPPTSGFF; encoded by the coding sequence GTGACCTCGCTCGCCACCCCCACCACGGTGGCCGAACTCCGCGCCGTGGCCGACGAGCTGCTGCCGGAGATCGCCGCCGGCGCCGCCGACCGCGAACTGTATCGCCAGATGCCGTATGCGGAGGTCGCCCGGCTCTTCGCCGCGGGTCTCGGCACCTGGCGGGTGCCCGCGGAGTACGGCGGACCGAATTCAACGATCCGCGACCTGATCTCGTTCATTATCGATCTGGCCGCCGCCGACGCGAACATCGCGCAGGCGGTGCGTTCACACTTCGCGTTCGTCGAGCACCTGCGCCGGCTGCCCGACGAGGCGAAGCGGGAGCAGTGGTTTCGGCGCGTGCTGGCCGGCGACGTCTTCGGCCTGGCCAGCGGCGAGGTCGGCGGACCGCACGGGCAGATCACCACCCGGGTGACCCGCAGCGGCGACGGCTGGCGGGTCAACGGCGTGAAGTACTACAGCACCGGAACGCTGTTCGCGAACTGGATCAGTGTGCGCGTCGTCGACGAGAACGACCAGCGCACCCACGTGCTGGTGCCCGCCGACCGCGAGGGCATCGAGCGCCTCGACGACTGGGACGGTATCGGCCAGCGGCTGACCGCCAGCGGCACCACCAAGTTCACCGACGTCGGGGTGCACGACGACGAGTTCCTCGACATCGACTCCCTGCCGGACGCCCGACCGCCGGTGTCCCCGTTCTTCCAGATCGTGCTGGCCTCGGTGGAGGTCGGCATCAGCCGCAACGCGCTCGACGACGCGGTCAACTACGCCAGGAGCAAGGCCCGCCCGATCAAGCACGCCGGGGTGGACCGCTCGGTGGACGACCCCTACATCCGTCACGCGGTCGGCGACATCGCGGCGCGGGTGTTCGCCGCCGAGGCCGCGGTGCTGCGCGCCGCCGAGGTCATCGACGCGGTGGACGACACCCCCAATGGGTCGGAGGCCGAACAGCGGGCGCTTCTGGAGGCCAGCCTCGCGGTGGCCCGCGCCCAGTACGTCGCCGTCGAGACCGCCCTGCGCGCCGGAGAACAGCTCTTCGAGGTCGGCGGCGCCTCCACCACCGCGCGGTCACACAACCTCGACCGGCACTGGCGCAACGCCCGCACCGTGGCCAACCACAACCCCCGCGCGCACAAGGCCGGCGCGGTGGGCGCCTACCTGCTCGACGGTATCGAGCCCCCCACCTCCGGATTCTTCTGA
- a CDS encoding RrF2 family transcriptional regulator, whose translation MRISAKSDYALRALADLAANWEVPQSAESIAARQDIPPKYLEAIFTELGRTRFIQSQRGHGGGHRLRVAPENITVADVVRALNGPLLTVRGECPEDLEYERRSQALQSVWIAARAALREVLEGTTLADLAAGRLPDRITELTADPDAWVSRINI comes from the coding sequence ATGCGCATATCGGCTAAGTCGGACTACGCGCTGCGCGCGCTGGCAGATCTGGCGGCCAACTGGGAGGTGCCGCAGAGCGCGGAAAGCATTGCGGCGCGCCAGGACATCCCGCCGAAGTACCTGGAGGCGATCTTCACCGAGCTCGGCCGCACCCGGTTCATCCAGAGCCAGCGCGGCCACGGCGGCGGCCACCGGCTGCGGGTGGCGCCGGAGAACATCACGGTCGCGGACGTGGTGCGCGCGCTCAACGGTCCGCTGCTGACCGTGCGCGGCGAGTGTCCGGAGGACCTCGAGTACGAGCGCCGCTCGCAGGCACTGCAGTCCGTGTGGATCGCGGCCCGCGCGGCGCTGCGGGAGGTGCTGGAGGGCACCACCCTGGCCGACCTGGCCGCCGGACGGCTGCCCGACCGGATCACCGAACTGACCGCGGACCCCGATGCCTGGGTGTCCCGCATCAACATCTAG
- a CDS encoding rhodanese-like domain-containing protein has translation MALVVLITGATGTASRVYALARYTAEVLDTQGHTTVIVDPGRVPADIVSAVAASDAVVLVSPGTVLNLLAPGALSGKTVLPVVTGETPSSLEAAETALRPVVSALGADQILRGAHIPDHDLESHGCGAVLAPDADDALRLALDGLSPDRRSADEDDALLISAEQAVAGHEAGALLLDVRRGDDRAHQIDGVLHVEKDQLAEFFDPSSAKAPAVRPDHPIVVFCNRERGSAKAVRLLRALGFTDVRHVRGGSAELARAQRDRYAHIG, from the coding sequence ATGGCACTGGTCGTGCTGATCACCGGTGCGACCGGTACCGCGTCCCGCGTGTACGCACTCGCCCGCTACACGGCTGAAGTCCTTGATACACAAGGACACACGACGGTGATCGTGGATCCCGGCCGGGTACCCGCCGACATCGTCAGCGCGGTGGCGGCGTCCGACGCCGTGGTACTGGTCAGCCCGGGCACCGTCCTAAACCTGCTCGCGCCCGGCGCGCTGTCCGGCAAGACGGTGCTGCCGGTGGTGACCGGTGAGACCCCGTCGAGCCTGGAAGCCGCGGAAACCGCTCTGCGGCCGGTGGTCTCGGCGCTCGGCGCCGATCAGATCCTGCGCGGCGCACACATCCCGGATCACGACCTGGAGAGCCACGGCTGCGGTGCGGTGCTGGCCCCCGACGCCGACGACGCGCTGCGGCTCGCGCTGGACGGCCTGTCGCCGGACCGGAGGTCCGCCGACGAGGACGACGCCCTGCTGATCTCCGCGGAGCAGGCGGTGGCCGGCCACGAGGCCGGGGCGCTGCTGCTCGACGTGCGCCGCGGCGACGACCGCGCCCACCAGATCGACGGCGTTCTCCATGTCGAGAAGGACCAGCTGGCAGAGTTTTTCGACCCCTCGTCGGCCAAGGCGCCGGCGGTACGGCCGGACCACCCGATCGTCGTGTTCTGCAACCGGGAACGCGGCTCGGCCAAGGCGGTCCGCCTGCTGCGCGCGCTGGGCTTCACCGACGTCCGCCACGTGCGCGGGGGATCCGCCGAACTGGCGCGTGCGCAACGGGACCGCTATGCGCATATCGGCTAA
- a CDS encoding phage holin family protein, translated as MTGFLLRAALTGFALWVVTLIVPGIGFVGAESTLGEIGIIFVVAVIFGVVNAVIKPIVQIVSIPLYILTLGLIHVVINALMLWITSWITEHTTHWGLYIDHFWWTAIWAAIVLSIVSWLLSLVTADLVRRS; from the coding sequence ATGACGGGGTTTCTGCTGCGTGCCGCACTGACCGGGTTCGCTCTGTGGGTGGTGACGCTGATCGTGCCCGGCATCGGATTCGTCGGCGCCGAGTCCACGCTCGGCGAGATCGGCATCATCTTCGTCGTCGCGGTGATCTTCGGTGTGGTGAACGCGGTCATCAAACCGATCGTGCAGATCGTCTCGATCCCGCTCTACATCCTCACGCTCGGCCTTATCCACGTCGTCATCAACGCACTGATGCTGTGGATCACGTCGTGGATCACCGAACACACCACGCACTGGGGCCTCTACATCGACCACTTCTGGTGGACGGCCATCTGGGCCGCGATCGTGCTGTCGATCGTGAGCTGGCTGCTCTCACTAGTCACAGCCGACCTCGTCCGGCGGAGCTGA
- a CDS encoding Fpg/Nei family DNA glycosylase: MPELPEVEALADHLRRHAVGRTVQRVDVSAISVLKTFDPPLTALHGRIVTDAHRWGKYLGLQADDLYLITHLSRAGWLRWSDKLAPTPLKPGKGPIALRVHLGEGSGFDLTEAGTQKRLAVWLVDDPAAVPGIAALGPDALSLGPEELAEVLAGQTGRIKNVITDQKVIAGIGNAYSDEILHVARLSPFATAGKLTAAQLSALHDAMINVLSDAVTRSVGQQAATLKGEKRSGLRVHARTGLPCPVCGDTVREVSFADKSFQYCPTCQTGGKVLADRRLSKLLK; this comes from the coding sequence ATGCCCGAACTGCCCGAAGTCGAAGCGCTCGCCGACCACCTGCGTCGCCACGCCGTCGGGCGCACCGTCCAGCGCGTCGACGTGTCCGCGATCTCGGTGCTCAAGACGTTCGACCCACCGTTGACCGCGCTGCACGGGCGCATCGTCACCGACGCCCACCGCTGGGGCAAGTACCTCGGCCTGCAGGCCGACGACCTGTACCTGATCACCCATCTGTCCCGGGCGGGCTGGCTGCGGTGGTCGGACAAGCTGGCGCCCACCCCGCTGAAACCGGGCAAGGGCCCGATCGCGCTGCGGGTGCACCTGGGGGAGGGCAGCGGGTTCGACCTCACCGAGGCGGGCACCCAGAAACGGCTCGCGGTGTGGCTCGTCGACGACCCCGCCGCGGTGCCTGGGATCGCGGCGCTGGGACCGGACGCGCTGTCGCTGGGGCCGGAGGAGCTCGCCGAGGTGCTGGCCGGGCAGACCGGGCGCATCAAGAACGTCATCACCGACCAGAAGGTGATCGCGGGCATCGGCAACGCCTACAGCGACGAAATCCTGCACGTCGCCCGGCTCTCCCCGTTCGCGACGGCGGGCAAGCTCACCGCGGCGCAGCTGTCCGCGCTGCACGACGCGATGATCAACGTGCTGTCCGACGCGGTGACCCGGTCGGTGGGACAGCAGGCGGCGACGCTGAAGGGGGAGAAGCGCTCCGGTCTGCGGGTGCACGCCAGGACCGGGCTGCCGTGCCCGGTGTGCGGCGACACCGTGCGCGAGGTGTCGTTCGCCGACAAGTCGTTCCAGTACTGCCCGACGTGTCAGACCGGCGGCAAGGTGCTCGCCGACCGGCGGCTGTCGAAGCTGCTCAAGTGA
- a CDS encoding chorismate mutase, producing the protein MLVSALVGAGVAASTATAAATPTAPLYPLVDAAAERLATADPVAAAKWINGGPITDKPRADAVLDAVAADATAHGIDPQYVRTVFTDQIAATEGIQYTRFGQWKFDPATAPTAAPDLTESRSRIDQLNKLMVDEIGAQWNSLHDPACTQELAAATEAVAADRGLDPLYRQALQSATRSYCLT; encoded by the coding sequence ATGCTGGTATCCGCCCTGGTCGGCGCCGGGGTTGCGGCCTCGACGGCCACCGCCGCGGCCACCCCGACCGCCCCGCTGTACCCGCTGGTGGACGCCGCCGCCGAACGGCTGGCCACCGCCGACCCGGTGGCCGCGGCCAAGTGGATCAACGGCGGCCCGATCACCGACAAGCCGCGCGCCGACGCCGTGCTCGACGCGGTCGCCGCCGACGCCACCGCCCACGGCATCGACCCGCAGTACGTCCGCACCGTCTTCACCGACCAGATCGCCGCGACCGAGGGCATCCAGTACACCCGCTTCGGACAGTGGAAGTTCGATCCCGCCACCGCACCGACGGCGGCCCCGGATCTCACCGAATCCCGTTCCCGGATCGATCAGCTCAACAAGCTGATGGTCGACGAGATTGGAGCGCAATGGAATTCACTGCACGACCCGGCCTGCACTCAGGAGCTGGCCGCGGCCACCGAGGCGGTCGCCGCCGACCGCGGGCTCGACCCGCTCTACCGCCAGGCGCTGCAGAGCGCGACGCGCTCGTACTGTCTCACTTGA